Proteins from a single region of Diaphorobacter limosus:
- the guaD gene encoding guanine deaminase, with amino-acid sequence MSPHAFRAQLLRFDADGQPLYDDDGLLVTATDAQGVRRVLDAGPFGALRERHAQVPLTHWPGRLIAPGFIDMHVHYPQLDVIGAPADGLLPWLEHYTFPAESRFADPEHAAEVAGFFFDELQRNGVTTALTFATSHPASVDAFFGQAQRRGLRMIGGKVLQDRHSPDGVRDATEQSLIDTEALIQRWHGQGRLGYAITPRFAPSCSDAQMHGAAELARRHPDTWIQSHVAENRDEVRWVRELYPQARSYLDVYAGFGLLRRRAVYAHCIYLDDADRQLMHETGTAAAVSPTSNLFLGSGFFNFIGADRLGMLHGLASDVGGGTSFSPFHTMLAAYYVGREGQTKPGLSLKPSQLWWQHTGGAARALGLEGVIGTLRAGTEADFVVLNPQATPLLARKTERAQSLEELLFALIVLGDDRLVERVVIA; translated from the coding sequence ATGAGCCCCCACGCCTTTCGCGCGCAGTTGCTGCGCTTTGACGCCGACGGCCAGCCGCTGTATGACGACGACGGCCTGCTGGTCACTGCCACCGACGCCCAGGGCGTGCGGCGCGTGCTCGATGCCGGCCCCTTTGGCGCGCTGCGCGAGCGCCATGCCCAGGTTCCGCTCACGCACTGGCCCGGGCGCCTCATCGCCCCCGGCTTCATCGACATGCATGTGCACTACCCGCAGCTGGATGTCATCGGCGCGCCCGCCGACGGCCTGCTGCCCTGGCTGGAGCACTACACCTTCCCGGCCGAGTCGCGCTTTGCCGACCCGGAGCATGCGGCCGAGGTGGCTGGCTTTTTCTTTGACGAACTGCAGCGCAATGGCGTGACCACGGCGCTGACATTTGCCACCTCGCACCCGGCCTCGGTGGACGCTTTCTTCGGCCAGGCACAGCGGCGCGGCCTGCGCATGATCGGCGGCAAGGTGCTGCAGGACAGGCACAGCCCCGACGGCGTACGCGATGCCACCGAGCAAAGCCTGATCGACACCGAGGCGCTGATTCAGCGCTGGCATGGCCAGGGCCGCCTGGGCTACGCCATCACGCCACGCTTTGCGCCGTCGTGCTCCGACGCACAGATGCACGGTGCGGCCGAGCTGGCGCGCCGTCACCCCGACACCTGGATACAGTCGCATGTGGCCGAGAACCGGGACGAGGTGCGCTGGGTGCGCGAGCTCTACCCGCAGGCGCGCTCCTACCTGGACGTGTACGCCGGCTTCGGCCTGTTGCGCCGCCGCGCGGTGTACGCGCATTGCATTTATCTGGACGACGCTGACCGCCAGCTGATGCACGAAACGGGCACCGCCGCCGCCGTCAGCCCAACGAGCAACCTGTTCCTGGGCAGCGGCTTCTTCAACTTCATCGGCGCCGATCGACTGGGCATGCTGCACGGCCTGGCCAGCGACGTGGGCGGGGGCACCAGCTTCAGCCCGTTTCACACCATGCTGGCGGCCTACTACGTGGGCCGCGAAGGCCAGACCAAGCCGGGCTTGAGCCTGAAACCTTCGCAGCTATGGTGGCAGCACACCGGCGGCGCCGCGCGCGCGCTGGGGCTGGAGGGCGTGATAGGGACGCTGCGGGCCGGCACCGAGGCCGACTTCGTGGTACTCAACCCCCAGGCCACGCCGCTGCTGGCGCGCAAGACCGAGCGCGCGCAAAGCCTGGAGGAGCTACTGTTCGCCCTGATCGTGCTGGGCGACGACCGGCTGGTCGAGCGGGTAGTGATCGCTTAA